Genomic DNA from Cydia fagiglandana chromosome 19, ilCydFagi1.1, whole genome shotgun sequence:
ttccgcttgtaaattgtaacttgtagctttataaaattggGCCCaggtatccatttgtgtcaatCAAACGCTTTTTGACGCGCGTTGTATAAGCGCGTGCGAATAAGGCCTTATGAAATTGTGTGTACAATTGGACCAAAGAATAGGTATAAAgtctcctccacactcgtgcgcgaatcgcggcgcgaagccgcgaacgcgagtgtgtgtggcgtcgattttcgcggacagcgaaatcgactccacactcgcattcgcggcttcgcccgcgattcacgcgcatagtctggagggggctttatacTCTGGTTTGGACGGTAGATGAGAtgactcaattttttttttctgatcAAATAAAATTGTCAATTTGATTACCCCGTCTGGATATAGATTAATAAATAGTTACTACGTAAGTCTGGATGAGCCTTTCCCTTTTTCTGAACGTACCCTTCATCGTTATCTGTCAAAAGATTttactgtcagtgtcaaatcaAATGATTGAGGTTAGCAATGGGTTAGCATTGTTCGTTTCGTCTTGGGTTGTCTTGGGTCTtgttgtgttttatttttttgactaTTGAAGTATTGCGGTTGCCGTGATGGACGCAATTCACGCAATGCATTCGTGTCGCTGCTGCCTGCGGTGTCCTCCGGACAAGGACCTGACGACGCCGTACACACATCTCGGCAAAACGGAGATATATGCCGACATGCTCAAACAGTGCTTCGATATACATGTAAGTATATACTACAACTTTGTTGTTCATCGTTACTTTaagctataactataaatttTGTAGTTCTTTTTTGCCGATATCTATCCTTAATTGACAATTAAACGTTCAGCTGGTGGTGGGCGGCTCGGGCTCGTGCGGCATCTGCTCGGCGTGCGTGGGCCGCCTGCGAGACGCAAGCGACTTCAAGCTGCAAGTGCAGGGCAGCCAGGCTGAGCTGCAGGCGCGGCTACAGGGAGCAAGCCACGTCAAAGGTAGGgaatagggaatgcaaatcggttattttttgtatagaaataatcggtttttaaccgaaaccgcggttatttccaaacaaaaaataaccgatttgcattccctagtaggGAACCACAATGCGTCAAACAACCACTGCATATTAGTCATTCTGTTTGAGTGCTggagataaaaataaataaaaagacgtTTCAAGTGATCTTTAGTCTGTAATACAAGATGGTCGCACCATACACACTcctgctatagttcgtttttttttgctttagaaAGAAcctgcaagaaggtaagcaatcttgacatgtcttttaattgaaatacgctttttaaaaatcgaaaactattacttatgaaagcagaaggatataaatgattgtattaagccgcgtctccatattgcgcggcaagcTATCGAACGCGGCTGCTGCGcgttaccttatttctaatgctaaaaaaaacgaactataggggttGACTGCCCCACGACTGCCGTATAGCCTGCCAGCCTGGCTTATTTGGCTATTTAATAGGAAAAAGATGTGACATTGTATTTGTTTGCTCTAGAGGAAGAACTTGCAGTTGAGCCGGAAATGCAGGACAGAGACGGGACCACTGAGGAGCCTGTTGTGTTGTGTGAGTAACTATTCCTCTAATAGTTATTTAATATACAAGTGCGAAATGTAGAAAATACGCAATGAAGTGCCGTGCAGTTTTATAGCATGACCGTAGGGAGTGTTTAACTGTTTATAAACATTGATACAAGTtgtgaattacctattcgcatgtGTATTATACAACATGCAACAGGCGCCCGCAGCGGCTCTTCGCGTCAAGCGCAGTGCGCACGCGTCGCGCCGGGAACGCGCCTACCGCGAGGGCCCTGGCTATACTAAATGCCATGTCCATCGACGCCCCACATATAGACGTGTTTGCGGATAGTGTTGGTGGATTTGgccaaaaagttttaatttatttaaataataattatgtgtaGTTTttgtaaggttttttttttatttatgtaattataATTGAATTCTTAATGATAATGTATGTATTATGAATGATTGTCCTAGTATGTAAGCGACTTGGTTTTTATTAAATGTAAtgcttatatattttgtaaataaacaataaacattttgcagtacatatggtccttaATATTTTCGACATAGTAatgtaatgtgcttattatagcacctggTGTTGTAAtttagcaccagatgtactgtaaaattaataatgcatggatagtgccatatattagaaagggacagctgATTCGACCATGAAccactgtcaaacttcggttttgtaggaagtttccatTTAGTACAgtagtagtattatttattctgtgcctgttGCTTATAAACTTGTATGTTTGCTTCAGGTGAAGAGTCCCCGGTCATGACGGAGATGCTAGATGAAGATGGGGCATCTGATGAGATGTTGTGTGAGTACTTAGTTTTTATGACAGATTTATAAAGTGTATCTACTTACCAGCAGGCTAAGattacattaaaaaatatctgtataaaatttaaaacattgGACCACCTGGTGATGTGAtagcaatgaatgtgttaataaatAATGGAAAGTGATGATTTCACTACCTATAAATCTCAATAAAATACACTGGCTCCTCAACACGATGGGCcaccgccggccactccaagggacgcagccatgcgctagaatgagatagcaatatcatttgctccctctaacgcataaatgcggcccttggagtggccggcggtgGCCCATCGTGTTGAGGAGCCAGTGTATTTTATTGAGATTTATAGGTAGTGAAATCATCACTTTCCATTATTTATTAACACATTAATTGCcacccagccaaacaagacatccgcgccaggccacaacaatttcgtcatataaagcagtagtaccacgatcccgactatcgagtcgtccggcctgggaacgaaaCCATAAAATACCCGtagtcgggttttcggcactgaatgtgttaaacccagagatgtgacttatttgaaatacttgtatttaaaatgcaaatacaaaatgcaaaatacctattttgtatttagtatttaaataccttttgaagaaaaccattttgtattttatttgaaatagtttttgggacctattttctattttcaaaatacaaaatactttatagtaggtaggtaatgtaggtaggagttacaatctcttctgttacaatcctggcaactctctcattcttttaacatagAACTGTTAAATCTGTTTAGTAAcatcgcacatgaccacaagcgtagcgagtggttaaaaaagtggaatcttgagtgttgcgagagTTTCAAGGCACAGGAGAGAGaggaggagaacaaacttttctgccctggtgaaacacaaacgagacgttttcatcacactaacgagaggcattatactagccgtaaaacattacaaattaatgctttaaaagttggccgttaaaaaccatcatccatacctacatcctaccggttaatatgagcaaacagctagaaatttgcactttagatagaggattgatttcaaagaataaagagagtcttttcaacgcggaaattccgagtaatactttttaattcagactaggtattcactactcagaataccttttatcgcaaagtatttgtatttttaaaaagtattttgaaaatacctatttcgtattttgtatttaaatacaaattcaaaaactattttgtattttgcatttgaaatagtattatcagggaagtatttgtattttgtatttaaatactttttataaagtatttttcacatctctggttaaacctacctattataagtaactgatcttcttcttcctcgcgttatcattttgccacggctcactggagcctggggtccgcttgacaactaatcccatgatttgacgtaggcactagtttttccgaaagcgactgccatctgaccttccaacccagagggaaaactaggccttattgggattagtccggtttcctcacgatgttttccttcaccgaaaagcgactggcaatggctaatatttcgtacataagttctgtACAAAACTTTCGCacgaaactcattggtacgggcCGGGGGTTttaacccgcgacctccggattgaaagtcgcaggctcttaccgctaggccaccagtgcttcTAATTATAAGTAACTGataataaacataaatcttcataTGTATGTAACATGTAATAAGAAAATATTATTTGCAGTTACACTGTTGACTTGATCTCGTTACACGGAACATGGGGTTTAATGAAGTGTTAGTTGTTCTAGATGATTTCCACGCGGCGGCCGGAGACGGGGCGAGCGACGAGGATGACCCGCTGTTGGGTGAGTACTGAGTACCTGCTTTGAGTTATTTCATTaatctaaactgcaaaacgtaattcaagaccaaaaaaagtaagaaatgttgccattTTTTTACTatcgcgtcttgtatttatgtaaaaataagtaaataaaagtacttttttaaatagtaggagtaaaattactgatgaataaattatcttagcgtgatcaaaagtaatttataattttacaaacaaattattgcagtggcaacattgtcttactttttttggtcttgaattacgttttgcagtatagctGGATCAGGCATGAGGGGTGGGGGGATATGACCGAGcaagatagtcttatgtatctttcagtaggagtagcagcgaaagctctattattctattattgtttgtcctagtcacagtctcacatttttctCAATTTcccaccgtaaatttagtatggtttatggccACAACACAGTGGCAGTGTTGCCACACTTAATAACGAGGTCTTTTTAGCatgcctaccgcgaaacacgacaatcgaaagttcggtttctgcctctctatcactcttgcctattcgatcgatagagaggcagataaagaaaattCTATTTTCGCGTTTCACGGTACGCCACCTGATCTCCGAGTCGACACAAACCCACGAATAGTATGTGTGTTCCAGATGAAGATATCCTTATCAAGCCGGAGATGGCGGTCAAAGGTGTGACAAGTGATGAGATGTCGCGTAAGTAGATCATTCTACTTTGATTATCAAAAATAgtggtggtggccgagtggatatgacgtccgactttcaatccggaggtcgcgggttcaaatcctggctcgtaccaatgagtttttcggaactcatgtacgaaatatcattttgataCTTACCACTAgattttcggtgaaagaaaccatcgtgaggaaatctgcatacatctgcgaagaaattcgaaGGTGTATCTGAAGTCCCAATCCGCAGTGGGCTAGCGTAGGtactatagcccaagccttctcgcgcatgagaggaggcctgtgcccagcagtgggagtgggacgtatataggctgaattattattatctatTGTCAGAAAGTGTGatagaaattgtataacaaatccatttaaaaccaaatttcaattgcagaaacgtatcactttctgcacaCTTTTAGACCAACAATGACTCTCTTTCAGAGCATAAGAAATGAAAAAGTTATTTCCTGTCTGGTACTATAtcactaatttaaaaaaaaaactacagttattttataattattatacgtTTTCAGCCCATCCGTGTCCATGAGTACCTTACTAGTTTAAGGGCTACAAACGTCGAAATGTAATTTAAGTTCTTGTACGCGATAAACgtacttaaatatttgttttgtcAATTTGTGTTCCAGTGTGTTCAAACGGCAGCGCCGCCCGCGCCAGGGAACAGCTCGCGATGGCTTGTTCCGTGGTGCTCGAGCGCCTCCGCGACGACGCGACTGTTCACAGTGCAGGCAAACCATACGGTTGCGAACATTGTGGCAAACGTTTCAGAAACAAGTATATGTTAAGAAAACACATTCAACACACCCACTCCTCGGTCGAGTCGAAACAATTTACTTGTGATGCTTGTAGTTCTACATTCCGAACAGAATTGTTGGTATTAAAGCACGAAAACAGCGAACACGGTTTTACGAATTTCATGTGTGCTGAATGTGAATATACGACGATTGACAAGAGAAATTTGGAAGCTCATTTTAAAACTCATACTGTAGACAACATTTTTAATTGTACTCTCTGCAGTTACAAAAGTAAGTTCAAAGGTAATTTACGCAGACACCAAGCGGTACACACTGGTGACCAGAAGAGACACAACCGAACACACCAGAGGATGGAGACACACACTGGAGAGAAACCTTTTCATCAGTGTAGTTACTGCGATTACAAATGTCGTTATAAATGTCGCCTGCAATATCACCTAAGAAAACACACTGGCGAGAAACCTTACACATGTAAgtactgtgattacaaattcaGTCACAAATCAAGTTTAGAAAAACACCTGATGACACATAGTGGGTCGAAGCCATTTAAGTGTAGCGAGTGCGACTACAGCTGCAGGTTGAAACAATACTTACTAACACACCAGAGGATACACACTGGCGAGAAGCCGTACACGTGTAATCATTGCGACTACAAGTGCAGAGATAGGTCTACCTTACGATATCACGAAACGACACATACCGGCGTGAAGCGTTTTCAGTGTAGACAGTGTAATCACAAATTTAGTCTGAAATCACATTTAAAACGACACCAGATGATACACGATGGGGCAAAGCCGTTTAAATGTAGCAATTGCGAGTACAGGTGCAGGCGAAACGAAGAGTTGCTTAGGCATCAGAAAAGATGCCATTAAGTGGAATAtgaccagtggggagacacacctgacttcgggcaaactcggctccgttcggctcatcattgctccgagcaattatcaGGGTTGGCACCagttgacgtccctttgcgtgcacgaccacatataagataatggcttgaattttgacaaccctaaattgccgaaagggatagtaccatacattaaaagggatagcatgaatcgctgtcaaacttcggttcaAATGCCCGCCTCGGCTTTTAACAGTTGCACGGATCCGGAGTCGACTGCGAAGGGCCACGCCTACCCTAAAATGCGCACTAACAAACACTCATTCTGCTAATTAAGTTTTATCGGGTCTCTATtttttcccataaagttttaagacgtaatgtattgttttcgttagtcataatttgttttttcaCAGAAACgtgtaacttttcaggattgctaTAAAACAAAACTTACCTAACATCTATAATTATTCTTAAAATCCTGAatagttaacggtttcagaattattatattatattactaatgataatatgacaatcattacattatgactttcaataattatgtccaACAAAGGGACCCCAGTTTATCATTTGAACGTGCTGTTTAATCGTGTAACTCGCCATGGTGATTTGGCATAAGTAAACTGTCaccaaaacaaaatggccgccaaAATCTACCAACAATTGAAAAATCTCTAGTGTAGTTCCGCAAGTTTTCGGATATATGATCCGCTAGTATACCACGATGTGTTCCCGGTGTCGTTCCGGCGTGTGTTGCGCAGGACGAGCGAGTGCCGTGTGTCGTGGCGAGAGGCTGCTCGCTAGCCGAGAACGCCTGGAACAGACAATACTGTGCTTTTTTGTAGTATAAGTCTACATCATATTTTGTGTTTTAgtatataagttagtttataggTAATTGTAATGTGACTTGAGATATGTTTTGATATGAATAAAATTTtgtgttataatataaaataaatattgtgttaTTTCATTGTATTTATGGCCATATCCCACTAGCGAGTTGAAAGCGAGGCGAGTGCGCCGCTAGCGCGCAACTATTTCGCCGCGAGCGCGCAACGGTTTTCAGAGAATCAGTATCGTTAGCAGAATCAGTTACCAGCGAATACGTTGCGCGCTCGCGGCGAGATCGTTACTCACTCTAAGCTTTTACTATGGGAAacacgaaaaaaaatattactgtcccatacaaaatatcaacatcagccagccaaaatgtatgggagtaaatattttttttagcgatttcggggttgcacccATAACAGTGGCGGCGGGttcataaaagccgattcccaccggattgcctgtttttggacgtttgagcagagttgcaAAGGAAATATGtcagccaaattagccccggcttgcctatggatatgtttgacgcgccgccactgacccatagtaaaagtagctcagtatgacctatataCTCACCCCGTAAATCGCTGCAGGTGACTAAAATTAACATCCTGTATAAGTTGTCGCGTCGCAATACTTATGTCTACTCTGTGGCGCCGCTCGACGACGACAACATGCCGACGTGACAGCTCGGGACGGTCGATAGAGAGGGTGCTATGTGACAGCGAATGTGTAGGAATGGtaaggataatttttaagaaaaaaaaaccgacttctatgggggccggtgaaagattattgtagatggtatactatgtagaaaaggaggtaaaaccactcacttttctactagcatttcgcttctgtaagggtcgtagttctagcctaacctaacccacttctctgatagcagttcggttctgtgaggatcgcagttcaaacctaacctaacccacttaacggcgcatgcggtgcggtgtacgggggtttaagcgggggggggggggctagtaagattggcataatcatacttatatacttacacattttatggtaggtaatcatagtggtttatttagttaaggtatcatagtggttttccgggtcaaggtccgggtccgagtccgggtctgcgtccgggtccgagtccgggtccgagtccgagtccgggtccgagcccgggtccgagtccaggtccgggtccgagtccaggtccgggtccgggtccgaaccggatccgggtatgagtccggttctgggtccgagtccgggtcccagtccaagtcaaaatcgaaattcgtaatcaccaaatgtgtactatgcgttgttgaagagttctattctggtcatcatcagcagttccatttcatcaaatgcgacagtctttaatgtaaatgcttgattttatgatggaaatacaaaaaaatctatgcgtatgcctttaatatttgaggagttccctcgattccttatggatcccatcatcagaactcgagtttgacaaaaatgtggcttaaaaacttaacttgcttaacaaacataacgaagaggaaaaatcgccaaacgtgaactatgcgtcgttgaagagttctgttctgatcatcatcagcagttccacttcatcaaatgcgacagtttttaatgaaaatgcttaattttctgatgtaaatacaaaaatctctatgcgtatgcctttaatatttgaggagttccctcgattccttatggattccatcatcagaactcgagcttgacaaaaatgtgcattaaaaacttaacttgcttaacaaacataacgaagaggaaaaatcgcgaaacatgaactatgcgtcgttgaagagttctgttctgatcatcatcagcagttccacttcatcaaatgcgacagtttttaataaaaatgcttgattttttgatgtaattacaaaaatctctatacgcatgcctttaagatttgaggagttctctcgattcctcatggatcccatcatcagaactcgagcttgacaaaaatgtagcttaaaaactgaacttgcttaacaaacataacgaagaggacaaatcgccaaccgtgaactatgcgtcgttgaggagttccgttctgatcatcatcagcagttccacttcatcaaatgtcacttttttggatgtatatgcttgatttgatgataaaaacccaaaaatcactatatgtatgcctttaagatttgaggagttccctcgattcctcatggaacccatcatcagaactgggttttgacagaaacgggaccaatctgtatgcatatacattcaatcaaaaaaagaattttcaaaatcggtccagtaatgacggagatatggagtaacaaacataaaaaataaaaaaaataataaaaaaaaaacatacaaccgaattgataacctcctcctttgggatttggaagtcggttaaaaagaagtAGAATGGAgtaatatgttttatttaaggATATACATCAATTAATTTACAGTCAATTTTAGTAATTATAATGGACTCTTTAACTTTATATTtccaaatatatttattttatatttgattTGGGCATCCAACTCAATaattaatacttacttacttactgcagtggcgcaacgacccgaagtggatcttggcctccgacaccaaagaccgccatgctactctgtccagtTGACGGCGCAGAGTTCactaaggtctttctgcacttcgtctctccagcggtacctagggtACCTATAATGAATGGTGGTACAGAATGCTGTTGGGGCTGCCTCGGATTGCAGTGCCTCTAGGATGTTTGCGGATGCGGAGGCACGAATGGATGATTTCTACGCCATTATGGGAAAGCGCACAGCATCTCAGAAGCACCGATTGAGAAACAGCTCCAAGAGCTTTCTTACCGAAATCGGCGAGAGGCTTGATGATCCCTTTTATAAGTATTGGGCCTCAA
This window encodes:
- the LOC134673881 gene encoding zinc finger protein OZF-like, whose translation is MAVKGVTSDEMSLCSNGSAARAREQLAMACSVVLERLRDDATVHSAGKPYGCEHCGKRFRNKYMLRKHIQHTHSSVESKQFTCDACSSTFRTELLVLKHENSEHGFTNFMCAECEYTTIDKRNLEAHFKTHTVDNIFNCTLCSYKSKFKGNLRRHQAVHTGDQKRHNRTHQRMETHTGEKPFHQCSYCDYKCRYKCRLQYHLRKHTGEKPYTCKYCDYKFSHKSSLEKHLMTHSGSKPFKCSECDYSCRLKQYLLTHQRIHTGEKPYTCNHCDYKCRDRSTLRYHETTHTGVKRFQCRQCNHKFSLKSHLKRHQMIHDGAKPFKCSNCEYRCRRNEELLRHQKRCH